A stretch of Candidatus Sericytochromatia bacterium DNA encodes these proteins:
- a CDS encoding FAD-dependent monooxygenase — translation MLQVVVVGGGPAGLIAAEVLARAGLSTTLIESHPQRLLPCAGLLTPAALAALEAPDLLTTHRIHELAVYSPTQRVAYVSFGGPERYATEIRRELLHAYLRRRAEEAGVVIRHARFRRFLHGDGDYPLLEISPLDSHQRERLAADVVIAADGIHSKVAATLGLPALQLGITYMEHLTVPGAAGRTPESVQIHFGRKIAPERFGWVIPAEDRWTVGINAPLRYGRRVRDLQARLRHRLGHHLDGAEVLGRAAFFFPWVHQPRFVHDRVVFIGDAAGLGTGLTMDGLYYAAVTARLAAEVIVEHQHMPTPDRLRDYQQRFEARHGDFLTALEAFERQFFTHDKHRESLLDLAWERDLHRVAMDAYFDKRAPRLSWPQQLRFKARYTASLLKQTLATQKREHDAIARVMPLAGNYLDLALSNRGTGPLPNPAAAEAAPTVKLKKRSNRPPAEARETPPS, via the coding sequence ATGTTGCAAGTCGTCGTCGTCGGGGGAGGACCCGCAGGCCTGATCGCCGCCGAAGTGCTGGCGCGCGCGGGCCTGTCCACCACCCTGATCGAAAGCCATCCGCAGCGCCTGCTGCCGTGTGCGGGGCTGCTGACCCCGGCCGCCCTGGCCGCGCTGGAAGCCCCTGATCTGCTGACCACGCATCGCATCCACGAACTGGCCGTCTATTCTCCGACCCAGCGGGTGGCCTACGTCTCCTTCGGGGGCCCGGAACGCTACGCCACCGAGATCCGACGCGAGCTGCTGCACGCCTACCTGCGGCGTCGGGCCGAGGAAGCCGGGGTGGTGATCCGCCACGCGCGCTTCCGTCGCTTCCTGCACGGCGACGGCGATTACCCGTTGCTGGAAATCAGTCCACTCGACAGCCACCAGCGAGAACGGCTGGCCGCCGATGTGGTGATCGCCGCGGATGGGATCCACTCCAAGGTGGCCGCCACCCTCGGACTGCCCGCTCTGCAGTTGGGCATCACGTACATGGAGCACCTGACCGTCCCGGGCGCGGCCGGCCGGACCCCGGAATCGGTTCAGATTCACTTCGGCCGGAAGATCGCGCCGGAGCGTTTCGGCTGGGTCATCCCGGCGGAGGACCGCTGGACCGTGGGCATCAACGCGCCGTTGCGCTACGGTCGCCGCGTGCGCGACCTGCAGGCCAGGCTGCGTCACCGTCTGGGCCACCACCTCGACGGGGCCGAAGTGCTCGGGCGCGCCGCCTTCTTCTTTCCTTGGGTACATCAGCCGCGCTTCGTGCATGACCGCGTGGTCTTCATCGGGGACGCCGCCGGCCTGGGCACCGGTCTGACCATGGATGGCCTTTACTACGCCGCCGTCACGGCTCGTCTGGCGGCCGAGGTGATCGTGGAGCACCAGCATATGCCCACGCCGGACCGCCTGCGCGACTACCAGCAGCGCTTCGAGGCACGACACGGCGACTTTCTGACCGCCTTGGAGGCTTTCGAGCGGCAGTTTTTCACCCATGACAAGCACCGCGAATCCTTGCTCGATCTGGCCTGGGAGCGCGATCTGCACCGAGTGGCCATGGATGCCTACTTCGACAAGCGAGCCCCACGTCTCTCGTGGCCACAGCAGCTCCGTTTCAAGGCCCGCTACACCGCCAGCCTGCTCAAACAGACGCTCGCCACCCAGAAACGGGAGCACGACGCGATCGCCCGCGTCATGCCGCTGGCAGGCAATTACCTCGATCTGGCGCTCTCGAACCGCGGCACGGGCCCCTTGCCCAATCCTGCGGCTGCGGAGGCCGCGCCGACGGTCAAGCTGAAAAAACGCTCCAACCGCCCGCCCGCCGAGGCCCGAGAAACCCCGCCGTCCTGA
- a CDS encoding UvrD-helicase domain-containing protein, with product MTNPLLEGLNAPQARAVSHVAGPLLVLAGAGAGKTKVITHRIAYLLSHGYAQPDEILAVTFTNKAANELRERLGLLLGHQLPTGPLFAHQPWMVRGMWVGTFHSVCGKILRLDLDRLPGSPYGTNFVIFDESDQTACIKGALAHLGLDEKDYPPRALAQQISSAKSRGESPELAHERARHYKAQRIAAVYEIYQRELARQNALDFDDLLLLTVQLFQACPEVLARYQQRFRYILVDEYQDTNQVQYQLIRMLSGAHRNLCVVGDVDQSIYSFRHADFRIILQFQQDWPEATLVKLEENYRSTGTILQAANQLIANNTQRFEKNLWTQNPPGEPITVYEALDERDEAEYVLMQIRKHRAARPLSDFAVLYRTNAQSRALEELFMRWGTPYRLIGGVRFYERKEIKDLLGYLRLIHNPADETAFVRVVNTPRRGLGKTSIDRVVEAARQRELPVLSLLCQPAPIVEGLSAKTASKVAQFAAWIMGLHREAGQLAVPDLVKRVAEESGYSRALLEEGTDDALARLDNVAELVNVATDFVQNSDDRSLGAFLTHLMLLSDQDTRGENEVERVTLMTLHAAKGLEFPVVFLVGLEEGIFPHRRSLDDPDQLEEERRLAYVGITRAKTLLTISRAHQRTVFGETGRAIASRFLSELPPLLLNHTVSPLLKMQARLQQTSAPPRPASDRPLRSAPRAPRESEVTWMQDWDVAEPARRPSARSGPGPQVGRVERFEVGHRVRHDRFGEGVVARVIGEGEQATLAVSFPGLGQKILDPRFAALTRLE from the coding sequence GTGACCAACCCCCTGCTCGAAGGCCTCAATGCGCCGCAAGCCCGCGCGGTGTCGCACGTGGCCGGACCGTTGCTGGTGCTGGCCGGCGCCGGGGCGGGAAAAACCAAGGTGATCACCCACCGGATCGCCTACCTGCTGTCGCACGGTTATGCCCAGCCGGACGAGATCCTGGCGGTGACCTTCACCAACAAGGCCGCCAACGAATTGCGCGAGCGCCTGGGTTTGCTGCTCGGCCACCAGTTGCCGACCGGTCCCCTGTTCGCGCATCAGCCCTGGATGGTGCGAGGCATGTGGGTCGGCACCTTTCACAGCGTGTGCGGCAAGATCCTGCGCCTCGACCTCGATCGCCTGCCCGGAAGCCCTTATGGAACGAACTTCGTGATCTTCGACGAGTCGGACCAGACAGCCTGCATCAAGGGCGCCCTGGCGCACCTTGGCCTGGACGAGAAAGACTATCCCCCTCGCGCCCTGGCCCAGCAGATCTCGTCGGCCAAGAGCCGCGGGGAATCTCCCGAACTGGCCCACGAGCGGGCCCGCCACTACAAAGCGCAACGCATCGCGGCCGTTTACGAGATCTATCAACGGGAACTGGCCCGCCAGAATGCGCTGGATTTCGATGACCTGCTGTTGCTGACGGTGCAGCTGTTCCAGGCCTGTCCGGAGGTGCTTGCGCGCTACCAGCAACGCTTTCGTTACATTCTGGTAGATGAGTATCAGGACACCAACCAGGTCCAGTATCAATTGATCCGGATGCTGTCAGGCGCCCACCGGAACCTCTGCGTGGTGGGGGATGTCGACCAGAGCATCTACTCTTTCCGCCACGCCGACTTCCGCATCATCCTCCAGTTTCAGCAGGACTGGCCGGAAGCGACCCTGGTCAAACTGGAGGAGAACTACCGTTCCACCGGCACGATCCTGCAAGCCGCCAACCAGCTGATTGCCAACAACACGCAACGCTTCGAGAAGAATCTCTGGACCCAGAACCCTCCGGGCGAACCGATCACCGTGTATGAAGCGCTCGACGAACGAGACGAGGCGGAATACGTGTTGATGCAGATTCGCAAACACCGTGCCGCTCGCCCGCTGAGCGACTTTGCGGTGTTGTATCGAACCAACGCCCAATCCCGGGCGCTGGAAGAGCTGTTCATGCGCTGGGGCACCCCCTATCGCCTGATTGGCGGCGTTCGCTTTTACGAGCGCAAAGAGATCAAGGATCTGCTCGGCTACCTGCGCTTGATTCACAACCCCGCCGACGAAACGGCCTTTGTGCGCGTCGTGAACACTCCGCGCCGTGGCCTGGGCAAGACCAGCATCGACCGGGTCGTCGAGGCCGCTCGGCAGCGCGAGCTGCCGGTATTGAGCCTGCTCTGCCAGCCCGCCCCGATCGTCGAGGGCCTGTCGGCGAAAACCGCAAGCAAGGTGGCTCAATTCGCGGCCTGGATCATGGGCCTGCACCGCGAGGCCGGGCAACTCGCCGTGCCCGATCTCGTGAAGCGCGTGGCGGAAGAAAGCGGCTACTCGCGGGCCTTGCTCGAGGAGGGCACGGATGATGCGCTGGCCCGCCTCGACAACGTGGCCGAACTGGTCAACGTGGCCACCGACTTCGTGCAGAACAGCGACGATCGGAGTCTGGGGGCCTTCCTGACCCACCTGATGCTGCTCTCCGATCAAGACACGCGCGGCGAGAATGAGGTCGAGCGCGTGACCCTGATGACGCTGCATGCGGCCAAAGGACTGGAGTTTCCGGTGGTGTTTCTGGTCGGGTTGGAAGAAGGCATCTTCCCGCACCGGCGCTCGCTGGATGATCCGGACCAGCTGGAAGAGGAGCGTCGCCTGGCCTACGTGGGCATCACGCGCGCCAAGACCCTGCTGACCATCTCGCGGGCCCACCAGCGCACGGTCTTCGGCGAGACGGGCCGGGCGATCGCCAGTCGCTTTCTGTCGGAGCTACCGCCGCTACTGCTCAACCACACCGTCTCCCCCTTGCTCAAGATGCAGGCCCGGCTCCAGCAAACCTCGGCGCCGCCCCGCCCAGCCAGCGACCGCCCCCTGCGTTCGGCACCGCGGGCCCCTCGCGAGAGCGAGGTGACGTGGATGCAAGATTGGGACGTGGCTGAACCTGCCAGGCGTCCGTCGGCACGCAGCGGGCCAGGGCCTCAAGTCGGTCGCGTCGAACGTTTCGAGGTCGGTCACCGAGTCCGCCACGATCGGTTCGGCGAGGGCGTGGTCGCGCGCGTGATCGGGGAGGGGGAACAAGCCACGCTGGCCGTTTCATTTCCCGGGTTGGGGCAGAAGATCCTCGACCCTCGTTTCGCCGCGCTCACCCGCCTGGAGTAA
- a CDS encoding DNA recombination-mediator protein A — translation MDVSSVSNLPLSVDAFMQELQTIQATGSKKVAILGSRHLSLTHQQLIEMLAYALVLTGNQIITSGAGGTNAAVVKGASRANPGNLLVILPQTISQQTSESQELLASLPTIREHPERRLLTLSQASAMCNQEIIENCQQLICFLYHTSHTLQEAVRYAQENHKVVTTFYLD, via the coding sequence ATGGATGTCTCCAGCGTTTCCAATCTGCCGCTCTCGGTTGACGCCTTCATGCAGGAGCTGCAGACGATCCAGGCCACTGGCTCGAAGAAGGTCGCCATTCTGGGCAGTCGTCATCTGTCGCTGACCCATCAGCAACTGATCGAAATGCTGGCCTATGCCTTGGTGTTGACGGGCAATCAGATCATCACCTCGGGCGCCGGAGGAACCAACGCCGCGGTGGTCAAGGGGGCCAGTCGGGCCAATCCTGGCAACCTGCTGGTGATCTTGCCGCAAACCATCTCGCAGCAGACCTCGGAGAGCCAGGAGTTGCTCGCCTCCTTGCCCACCATCCGGGAGCATCCCGAACGGCGCTTGCTGACCCTCTCGCAGGCGTCGGCGATGTGCAACCAGGAAATCATCGAGAACTGCCAGCAGCTGATCTGCTTCCTGTATCACACGAGCCACACGCTTCAAGAGGCTGTTCGCTACGCGCAGGAAAACCACAAGGTCGTTACGACCTTCTACCTCGACTGA